The following are encoded together in the Parabacteroides chongii genome:
- a CDS encoding SusC/RagA family TonB-linked outer membrane protein → MLTNSKLVKTLVLATVFGTVGTIEASVIPTSLGATITQQKSKVAGFVEDEMGPVAGASISIKGTSNGTITDMDGKFELDGVQKGNVLVISFVGLQTQEITWNGQSSIKVKLLSDTQDLDEVVVVAYGTTKKSSFTGSASVVKSDQLEKISATSFTEALQGMSAGVNVSNNEGNPGGETRIQIRGISSMSGKTTPLYVVDGMPYDGSINSISPSDIESMTVLKDAAASSLYGSRAANGVVVITTKKGKVGKPVINFRGAWGTSDNAVANPKKADPYQQLTNLWRGIYNDKHYVEGLDSKTAGDYASANLLSRAVNPRVNSKGETVYVTPFKWTGDASNYVLHDGEGNCWTNPDLEMVWDESDYDWYGALFSRKLRQDYGIDVSGATQDGKTNYFTSLSYLNDKGYANNQYYKRYSFRASVTTELTNWLNMGGSLAYSYSRQNISGATRATVYSNTLNSPWLRNEDNTAWYTSQKTGKRIYDFGENSMNFFGIHCLANSGDYWNNPNDDDFNNKEGGMLTAHYFAGLNLPFDIKFKTNVNLDDITETQYQYGSAVHGQGQQQPYGVTVLTNGGWASRTNYKTQSVTWNNLLTWNKSFGEHNLDLMLGHEFYHYNQQYDYSYGEGIMQIGQFETASTTSNWEINSWRNRYSLLSFFGKADYNFQNKYYLSASFRRDGSSRFSKESRWGNFFSVGASWRISKEEFMENTSSWLDNLSLRGSYGTSGNDKLYPRNAGNGQAGDEILYAYQAYYTKENLFGAAGYKPMTIATPNLKWERNEQYNIAVDFSFLNRLSGTIEYYSRSSKDLLYYRDLPLSAQVGDAAGYNTNLGNVRNSGFEITLSAAAIKNKEFQWNIDLNFSTLDNEVTYLPGGAYTYANRGATYKLEEGHSLYEFYMPKHAGVNPDNGNRLYLIKDGNGGWKTTENYSDVTMNDYQWCGSAIPTAFGSITNTFNYKGFDLSFMFYASFGATMYDYTWLERTAGLDGVGMIQDLVEGKRWEKPGDQAEFSRLSSANASLNVKRTDFFLFNNDFLRLRNVTLGYTIPKMLTQKLGIANARVYLTGDNLCTFGPAAKRHSEPETGVLGNNYNGNTETDNGVQGSRRVYMAGIQVTF, encoded by the coding sequence ATGTTGACAAATTCGAAACTGGTTAAGACCTTAGTGCTGGCTACTGTATTTGGTACAGTGGGGACTATTGAGGCATCAGTGATTCCGACCTCACTAGGTGCTACGATCACACAACAGAAGAGCAAAGTTGCAGGTTTTGTTGAAGACGAAATGGGACCGGTAGCAGGTGCTTCTATCTCTATTAAGGGGACTTCCAACGGTACTATTACCGATATGGATGGTAAATTTGAGTTGGACGGTGTACAAAAAGGGAATGTTCTTGTCATTTCATTTGTCGGATTACAGACACAGGAAATTACATGGAACGGACAAAGTTCGATAAAAGTAAAATTGCTTAGCGACACACAGGATCTTGATGAGGTTGTAGTTGTTGCGTATGGTACGACGAAGAAGTCTTCTTTTACAGGTTCTGCATCTGTTGTTAAGTCTGATCAATTGGAAAAGATTTCTGCAACTAGTTTTACAGAAGCTTTGCAAGGTATGAGTGCCGGTGTAAATGTTTCTAATAATGAGGGTAACCCGGGTGGCGAAACTCGTATCCAAATCCGTGGTATCAGTTCTATGTCAGGTAAGACAACTCCGTTATATGTGGTGGATGGTATGCCTTATGACGGTAGTATAAATTCTATTTCACCTTCAGACATTGAGTCAATGACTGTTTTGAAGGATGCTGCCGCTTCTTCACTGTACGGTTCACGTGCAGCAAACGGAGTCGTGGTTATTACAACTAAAAAGGGTAAAGTCGGTAAGCCGGTTATAAATTTCCGTGGAGCCTGGGGTACTTCCGACAATGCGGTAGCAAATCCTAAAAAGGCAGATCCCTACCAGCAATTAACCAATTTGTGGCGTGGTATTTATAATGACAAACACTATGTAGAAGGTCTGGATTCAAAGACGGCCGGTGATTATGCTTCTGCTAATCTATTGTCACGTGCTGTCAATCCGCGTGTAAACTCAAAGGGAGAAACTGTATATGTCACTCCGTTTAAATGGACAGGCGATGCTTCCAATTATGTTTTACATGACGGTGAAGGTAATTGCTGGACTAATCCGGACCTGGAAATGGTGTGGGATGAAAGCGATTATGACTGGTATGGTGCTTTGTTCTCACGAAAATTGCGTCAGGATTACGGTATTGATGTCAGTGGTGCTACACAAGATGGCAAAACCAATTATTTCACTTCTTTATCTTATTTGAATGATAAGGGGTATGCTAATAACCAATATTATAAACGTTATTCATTCCGTGCCAGTGTCACTACCGAGCTGACAAACTGGTTGAATATGGGTGGAAGCCTGGCTTATAGCTATTCACGTCAGAATATCTCCGGTGCGACTCGTGCTACGGTGTATTCTAACACATTGAACTCTCCTTGGTTGCGTAACGAAGATAATACGGCTTGGTATACTTCTCAGAAGACCGGAAAGCGTATCTATGATTTTGGTGAAAATTCAATGAATTTCTTTGGAATCCATTGTTTGGCTAATTCTGGTGACTATTGGAATAATCCCAACGATGATGATTTCAATAATAAAGAAGGTGGCATGTTGACAGCCCACTATTTTGCAGGTCTGAATCTGCCCTTCGATATAAAATTCAAGACGAATGTAAACCTGGATGATATTACGGAAACGCAATATCAATATGGTTCGGCTGTTCACGGACAAGGACAACAGCAGCCGTACGGTGTTACGGTGCTTACAAATGGAGGTTGGGCTTCCCGTACTAATTACAAGACTCAGTCTGTAACCTGGAATAACTTGCTGACCTGGAATAAATCTTTTGGTGAACATAATCTGGATCTTATGTTAGGTCATGAGTTTTATCACTATAACCAACAGTATGACTATAGTTATGGTGAAGGCATCATGCAGATAGGTCAATTTGAAACGGCTTCAACAACTAGCAACTGGGAAATTAACTCCTGGCGCAATCGTTATTCTTTGCTGTCGTTCTTTGGTAAGGCGGATTATAATTTCCAGAACAAATATTACTTGTCGGCTTCTTTCCGTCGTGACGGATCTTCCCGTTTCAGCAAAGAGAGCCGCTGGGGTAACTTCTTCTCTGTAGGTGCATCCTGGAGAATCTCTAAAGAAGAATTTATGGAAAATACAAGCAGTTGGCTGGATAACCTCTCTCTTCGTGGTAGCTATGGTACGTCGGGTAATGATAAGTTATATCCTCGTAATGCAGGTAACGGACAGGCTGGAGATGAAATACTGTATGCTTACCAGGCTTATTATACAAAAGAAAATCTGTTTGGTGCAGCTGGTTACAAGCCGATGACTATTGCCACTCCAAACCTGAAGTGGGAACGAAACGAACAATATAACATTGCAGTAGACTTTTCTTTCCTGAATCGTCTGAGTGGAACAATCGAATATTATTCACGCAGTTCAAAAGATTTGTTGTATTATCGTGACCTGCCGTTGTCAGCACAGGTTGGGGATGCTGCCGGTTACAATACGAACTTAGGTAATGTCCGTAACAGTGGTTTTGAAATTACTTTAAGTGCTGCCGCTATTAAGAATAAGGAGTTCCAGTGGAATATCGACTTAAACTTCTCTACTTTGGACAATGAAGTAACTTATTTGCCTGGCGGTGCTTACACTTATGCAAACCGTGGTGCAACCTATAAACTGGAAGAAGGACATTCATTGTATGAATTCTACATGCCGAAACATGCCGGCGTAAATCCGGACAATGGTAATCGTCTTTATCTGATCAAGGATGGTAATGGCGGATGGAAAACAACTGAAAACTATTCGGATGTGACCATGAATGATTACCAATGGTGCGGATCAGCTATCCCGACTGCTTTCGGATCTATTACCAATACATTTAATTATAAAGGATTTGACTTGTCATTCATGTTCTATGCTTCGTTTGGAGCTACTATGTACGATTATACCTGGTTGGAACGTACAGCAGGTTTGGATGGTGTAGGTATGATTCAGGACCTGGTGGAAGGAAAACGTTGGGAAAAACCGGGTGATCAGGCTGAGTTCTCCCGTCTGTCTTCCGCAAATGCCAGCTTGAATGTGAAACGTACGGATTTCTTCTTGTTCAATAACGACTTCCTGCGTTTGAGAAACGTTACATTGGGCTATACGATTCCGAAAATGTTGACTCAGAAACTGGGTATTGCCAATGCCCGTGTTTACCTGACAGGTGACAATCTGTGTACATTCGGACCGGCTGCTAAACGTCACAGCGAACCGGAAACCGGTGTGTTAGGTAACAACTACAATGGTAATACCGAAACCGATAATGGTGTTCAGGGATCAAGAAGAGTTTATATGGCAGGTATTCAGGTAACATTTTAA
- a CDS encoding RagB/SusD family nutrient uptake outer membrane protein: MKRLYRTFKFTAIALLAISLSNCTGELTTNSSTDVDESTILSSTTGLNMSLTGTYKYLLLGESGAGSQNDACYAGVTGLCMGYDLLGADILSTKNYGGSVEDHYRFSEGRTQSAGDYAKRIWTNMYKIINQVNVIIDALPEATGTEEEKAELKGQCLAMRGIAYFNLLLNYQQTYAIAKDKRGVILRLSSEDPDSMPFSTVEQGYQQVIKDLKEAESLLASFERIEEWRVNAEVAAGYLARVYQVMGDWNNALTEAKKLYDNHSSLMTKTEWCSGFDNLISDGCKEVIWGIKFTNLSNISSNTEFNYWYNQDPSYGEGMTDGPIYSFINLFVDSRYVQLFDDTDFRGSKCTKTEGVTDADVKPVMFWHRTANGNEETRAKWAYNKFKYYGDANGSPQGHTYPEFCYMRSAEMLLIMAEAEANLNNLGAALSHLNTLQNAREVAKPTTAADKDALLEAIYVERRKELLGEGVTGMYDLMRLQKPLYRYAATTEDPAGHFSLGLNFLDNYNPTDKAPYGYLPSNDYRFLYQIPQLEFTQNTVISESEQNPFKGN, translated from the coding sequence ATGAAAAGATTATATAGAACATTTAAATTTACAGCAATTGCTTTATTGGCGATCTCTCTGAGCAATTGTACGGGGGAGTTGACTACCAATTCATCAACGGATGTAGATGAATCGACCATCCTGTCCAGTACGACGGGATTGAATATGTCGTTGACCGGTACTTATAAATATTTATTATTAGGTGAATCAGGTGCCGGCAGTCAGAACGATGCTTGTTATGCCGGTGTTACCGGGCTGTGCATGGGATATGATTTGCTGGGTGCAGATATCCTGAGTACAAAGAATTACGGTGGTTCGGTAGAAGATCACTATCGTTTTAGCGAAGGTCGTACACAATCTGCGGGTGACTATGCAAAACGTATCTGGACAAATATGTATAAGATTATCAACCAGGTAAATGTCATTATTGATGCACTTCCCGAAGCAACAGGTACTGAAGAGGAGAAAGCTGAATTGAAAGGACAGTGCCTGGCTATGCGTGGTATCGCTTATTTCAATCTGCTTTTGAATTACCAGCAGACTTATGCTATTGCTAAAGATAAACGTGGTGTTATTCTTCGTTTGTCTTCTGAGGATCCTGATTCCATGCCTTTTTCTACTGTAGAGCAAGGTTATCAGCAGGTGATCAAGGATCTTAAAGAAGCAGAATCTCTGCTGGCTTCTTTTGAACGTATTGAAGAATGGCGTGTGAATGCTGAAGTTGCTGCCGGTTATCTGGCTCGTGTATATCAGGTGATGGGTGACTGGAATAATGCACTGACGGAGGCAAAGAAGTTGTATGACAATCATTCTTCATTGATGACCAAAACAGAATGGTGCAGTGGATTTGATAATCTAATCTCAGACGGATGTAAGGAAGTTATCTGGGGAATTAAGTTTACAAACTTATCTAATATTAGTTCCAATACAGAGTTTAACTATTGGTATAATCAGGATCCGAGTTATGGTGAAGGTATGACCGATGGTCCGATTTATAGCTTCATCAACTTATTTGTTGATTCCAGGTATGTACAATTGTTTGACGATACTGATTTCCGTGGCAGTAAATGTACTAAAACAGAAGGTGTGACAGATGCTGATGTGAAACCCGTTATGTTCTGGCATCGTACTGCTAATGGTAATGAGGAAACAAGGGCTAAATGGGCATATAACAAATTCAAATATTATGGTGATGCCAATGGTTCTCCTCAGGGACATACCTATCCTGAATTTTGCTACATGCGTAGTGCTGAAATGTTATTGATCATGGCGGAAGCTGAAGCTAACCTGAACAACCTGGGAGCAGCTTTGTCTCATCTGAATACGTTGCAAAACGCTCGTGAAGTGGCTAAACCGACCACGGCAGCTGATAAAGATGCACTTTTGGAAGCTATTTATGTAGAACGTCGTAAGGAATTATTAGGAGAAGGTGTAACAGGTATGTATGATTTGATGCGTTTGCAGAAACCGCTTTATCGTTATGCTGCAACCACGGAAGATCCGGCAGGCCATTTCTCTTTGGGCTTGAATTTCCTGGATAACTATAATCCGACCGATAAAGCTCCTTACGGTTATTTGCCGTCTAATGATTACCGCTTCCTGTATCAGATTCCACAATTGGAATTTACACAGAATACTGTTATCAGTGAATCTGAACAGAATCCGTTCAAGGGAAATTAA
- a CDS encoding purple acid phosphatase family protein, producing the protein MNKINLFFLFLLLTTLPAFSQDDIQITHAPYLQNLGENEVTIVWTVNKPSVGWVELAPDDGTHFYQTERPKFFNAKNGIKQTSTVHAVHLKGLKAGTCYRYRVYSQEVLSHVGWRVIYGNVAATSVYGKQPLEFQTSDHGRQAVNFAMVNDIHGKSDLLEKLVSHCDLKTTDMFLFNGDMVSIFNSEKEIFEGFMDKATELFASEIPMYYTRGNHETRGSFATAFQDYFSPKQEHIYYMFRQGPVCFVILDSGEDKPDSDLEYAGITVYDQYRTEQAEWLKGVLESKEYKEAPFKVVVCHIPPFGGWHGNEEVAEKFMPLLNNAGVDIMLCAHLHRYIRNDAKEGVRFPIIVNSNNTVLKAEADSRALNIKILDTEGKEIDKLTIAK; encoded by the coding sequence ATGAACAAGATCAATCTTTTCTTTCTCTTTTTATTATTGACTACTCTTCCTGCCTTTTCACAGGATGACATCCAAATCACCCATGCTCCTTATCTGCAAAATTTGGGTGAGAATGAAGTGACAATCGTTTGGACGGTCAATAAACCATCGGTAGGTTGGGTGGAACTGGCACCGGATGACGGGACACATTTTTATCAGACGGAGCGTCCGAAGTTCTTCAATGCAAAGAACGGAATAAAGCAGACATCTACCGTTCATGCGGTTCATCTGAAAGGATTGAAGGCGGGTACATGTTATCGGTATCGGGTATATTCACAGGAAGTCCTGAGCCATGTCGGTTGGCGGGTGATATATGGGAATGTGGCTGCCACCTCTGTTTACGGGAAACAACCATTAGAGTTTCAAACCAGTGATCATGGCAGGCAAGCGGTGAACTTTGCGATGGTCAATGATATTCACGGCAAGAGTGATCTTTTGGAAAAGCTTGTATCACATTGTGACCTGAAAACAACCGATATGTTCCTGTTCAATGGAGATATGGTATCTATCTTCAATAGTGAAAAAGAAATATTCGAAGGCTTTATGGATAAGGCAACGGAGCTTTTTGCTTCTGAAATACCGATGTATTATACCCGTGGTAATCATGAAACACGCGGATCTTTCGCTACGGCTTTCCAGGATTATTTTTCTCCCAAGCAGGAACATATCTATTATATGTTTCGCCAGGGACCTGTCTGTTTCGTTATTTTGGATAGTGGTGAAGATAAGCCGGATTCGGACTTGGAGTATGCCGGAATAACTGTCTATGACCAATATCGTACGGAACAGGCTGAATGGCTGAAAGGCGTACTTGAAAGCAAAGAATATAAGGAAGCACCATTCAAAGTGGTTGTTTGTCATATTCCTCCTTTTGGCGGATGGCATGGCAATGAGGAAGTGGCTGAAAAGTTTATGCCATTACTGAATAATGCAGGTGTCGATATTATGCTTTGTGCTCATCTTCACCGTTATATACGGAATGATGCGAAAGAGGGCGTTCGGTTTCCAATTATTGTAAATTCCAATAATACCGTATTGAAGGCGGAAGCTGATTCCAGGGCGTTGAACATAAAAATACTGGATACGGAAGGGAAGGAGATCGACAAGCTGACGATAGCCAAATGA
- a CDS encoding 2-isopropylmalate synthase, whose amino-acid sequence MSDRLFIFDTTLRDGEQVPGCQLNSIEKIQVARALEELGVDVIEAGFPVSSPGDFNSVVEISKAVTWPTICALTRAVEKDIDVAAEALKFAKRGRIHTGIGTSDYHIRYKFNSNQDEILERAIAATKYAKRYVEDIEFYCEDAGRTDNAYLARVVEAVIKAGATVVNIPDTTGYCLPDEYGAKIKYLMEHVDGIQNAIISTHCHNDLGMATANTVQGVLNGARQVEVTINGIGERAGNTSLEEVAMIFRSHKERGIETNINTTKIYGISRTVSSLMNMPIQPNKAIVGRNAFAHSSGIHQDGVLKNRESYEIIDPKDVGIDDNAIVLTARSGRAALKHRLSVLGVELSQEKLDKVYGEFLKLADRKKDINDDDVLMLAGKDRTATHRIKLDYLQVTSGVGLQSVASVCLDIAGEKFEAAASGNGPVDAAIKAVKSIIHRTMTIQEFLIQAINKGSDDMGKVHMQVEYDGNNYYGFAANTDIIAASVEAFIDAINKFVK is encoded by the coding sequence ATGTCAGACAGATTATTTATTTTCGACACCACGTTGAGAGATGGTGAACAAGTTCCGGGTTGCCAGTTAAACAGTATTGAAAAGATTCAGGTAGCCAGAGCATTAGAAGAACTTGGTGTGGATGTGATTGAAGCAGGATTTCCGGTATCGAGCCCGGGGGACTTCAATAGTGTTGTTGAGATATCGAAAGCTGTCACCTGGCCAACTATCTGTGCGTTGACCCGTGCTGTCGAGAAAGATATCGATGTTGCCGCCGAAGCATTGAAGTTCGCTAAACGCGGACGTATCCATACAGGTATCGGAACTTCCGATTATCATATCCGTTATAAATTTAACTCTAATCAAGACGAGATCCTGGAGCGTGCCATCGCTGCTACTAAATATGCAAAGAGATATGTAGAAGATATCGAGTTTTATTGTGAAGATGCCGGACGTACTGATAACGCCTATTTGGCGCGTGTGGTTGAAGCCGTAATCAAAGCCGGAGCGACAGTGGTCAATATCCCTGATACAACCGGTTATTGCCTGCCGGACGAATACGGAGCGAAGATCAAATATCTGATGGAACATGTGGACGGCATACAGAATGCGATTATCTCTACACACTGTCATAATGACCTGGGTATGGCAACTGCCAATACCGTGCAGGGTGTCCTGAACGGAGCACGCCAGGTGGAAGTTACTATCAATGGTATCGGTGAACGTGCCGGAAATACTTCCCTGGAAGAAGTAGCCATGATCTTCCGCAGCCACAAAGAACGTGGAATCGAAACTAATATCAATACCACAAAAATCTACGGTATCAGCCGTACGGTTTCCAGCCTGATGAATATGCCGATCCAGCCGAATAAAGCCATCGTCGGACGCAATGCGTTCGCTCACTCTTCCGGTATCCACCAGGACGGTGTATTGAAGAACCGTGAAAGCTATGAAATCATCGACCCGAAAGATGTCGGCATCGACGATAACGCCATCGTGCTGACTGCCCGTAGCGGACGTGCTGCCCTGAAACATCGTCTGAGTGTATTAGGTGTGGAACTGAGCCAGGAAAAGCTGGATAAGGTATATGGAGAGTTCCTGAAACTGGCCGACCGTAAGAAAGATATTAACGACGACGATGTATTGATGCTGGCAGGAAAAGACCGTACAGCTACACATCGCATCAAACTGGATTACCTGCAAGTGACTTCCGGTGTCGGTTTACAGTCTGTTGCCAGCGTGTGTCTGGACATCGCAGGCGAAAAATTCGAGGCAGCCGCTTCCGGTAACGGTCCGGTAGACGCTGCTATCAAAGCGGTCAAATCTATTATCCATCGCACGATGACCATCCAGGAGTTTCTCATTCAGGCTATTAATAAAGGTAGCGACGACATGGGTAAGGTACACATGCAGGTGGAATACGATGGAAATAACTATTACGGTTTTGCAGCCAACACCGATATTATCGCAGCTTCGGTAGAAGCCTTTATCGACGCAATCAATAAGTTCGTAAAATAA
- the leuC gene encoding 3-isopropylmalate dehydratase large subunit: MSKTLFEKIWEKHVVDTLPDGTIQFYIDRLFCHEVTSPQAFAGLRARGLKPFRPEQITCMPDHNIPTLHQEKPIEDPVSKNQVDTLEKNAKDFNLTYYGLQHPKNGIIHVVGPETGLTQPGMTIVCGDSHTSTHGAMGAIAFGIGTSEVEMTLATQCIMQRKPKTMRITIDGKRKPGVTAKDFALYIISKMTTGGATGYFVEYAGEAIRNTTMEERLTICNLSIEMGARGGMIAPDQVTFDYLKDREFAPRAEAWEKKLAEWRELYSDPDAQFDKEIVFHAEDIDPMVTYGTNPGMGMGIRESIPTMESVDEAGRISYKKSLDYMGFTAGEPVLGKKIDYVFLGSCTNGRIEDFRAFASLVKGKKKADDVIVWLVPGSWQVERQIRAEGIDKVLTEAGFELRQPGCSACLAMNEDKVPAGKYAVSTSNRNFEGRQGPGARTILAGPLVAAAAAVTGKITDPRDLM, from the coding sequence ATGAGCAAGACATTATTTGAGAAGATTTGGGAGAAACATGTGGTGGACACACTGCCCGACGGAACGATCCAGTTTTATATCGACCGTCTGTTCTGCCATGAAGTAACCAGTCCGCAGGCATTTGCGGGGTTACGTGCCCGTGGTCTGAAACCATTCCGTCCGGAACAGATTACTTGTATGCCGGACCATAATATTCCGACATTGCATCAGGAGAAACCGATCGAAGACCCTGTGTCTAAGAACCAGGTAGATACGTTGGAAAAGAATGCTAAGGATTTCAATCTGACTTATTACGGATTACAACATCCGAAGAACGGTATCATCCATGTGGTAGGTCCGGAAACAGGTCTGACACAGCCGGGCATGACGATTGTTTGTGGCGACTCCCACACTTCTACCCACGGCGCTATGGGTGCCATCGCTTTCGGTATCGGTACCAGCGAGGTGGAAATGACATTGGCTACTCAGTGTATTATGCAGCGTAAGCCGAAAACGATGCGCATCACCATCGACGGAAAACGTAAACCGGGCGTGACGGCAAAGGATTTTGCTCTTTATATCATCAGTAAAATGACAACAGGAGGTGCAACGGGTTATTTCGTTGAATATGCCGGCGAAGCCATCCGCAATACAACGATGGAAGAGCGTCTAACCATCTGTAACCTGTCTATTGAAATGGGTGCCCGTGGCGGTATGATTGCTCCGGACCAAGTCACTTTCGATTATCTGAAAGACCGTGAATTTGCTCCCCGTGCCGAAGCGTGGGAAAAGAAACTGGCTGAATGGCGTGAATTATACAGCGATCCGGATGCTCAGTTCGATAAAGAGATCGTGTTCCATGCTGAAGACATCGATCCGATGGTGACTTACGGAACCAATCCGGGCATGGGCATGGGTATCCGCGAAAGCATCCCGACTATGGAAAGCGTAGACGAGGCTGGTCGCATCTCTTATAAAAAATCGCTTGACTATATGGGCTTTACTGCCGGTGAACCTGTATTAGGCAAGAAAATAGATTACGTATTCTTGGGAAGTTGTACGAATGGACGTATCGAGGATTTCCGTGCTTTCGCCTCTTTGGTGAAAGGGAAGAAGAAGGCCGACGATGTGATTGTATGGCTGGTTCCCGGTAGCTGGCAGGTAGAACGTCAGATTCGTGCGGAAGGTATCGATAAGGTTCTGACAGAAGCCGGTTTTGAATTGCGTCAGCCGGGCTGTTCTGCTTGTCTGGCCATGAATGAAGACAAGGTTCCGGCCGGTAAATATGCCGTATCTACTTCCAACCGTAACTTCGAAGGTCGTCAGGGACCAGGTGCACGTACCATCCTGGCCGGTCCGTTGGTTGCAGCGGCTGCCGCAGTAACGGGAAAGATCACCGATCCGAGAGATTTAATGTAA
- the leuD gene encoding 3-isopropylmalate dehydratase small subunit, with protein MKEKFTIVTSTCVPLPLENVDTDQIIPARFLKATTREGFGDNLFRDWRYDKAGNPNPDFVLNQNTYKGEILVAGKNFGSGSSREHAAWAIAGYGFRAVVSSFFADIFKNNSMNNGLVPVVVSPEFLAEIFASVEADPKVTLTIDLPSQTITNNATGKSESFDINAYKKDCLVNGLDDIDYLLANKSKIETYEASR; from the coding sequence ATGAAAGAAAAATTCACGATAGTAACATCCACCTGTGTACCTCTTCCTTTGGAAAATGTAGACACAGACCAGATCATCCCGGCCCGCTTCCTGAAAGCTACCACACGCGAGGGCTTCGGCGATAATCTTTTCCGCGACTGGCGTTATGACAAGGCGGGCAACCCTAATCCGGACTTTGTACTGAATCAGAATACGTATAAAGGCGAGATCCTGGTAGCCGGAAAGAACTTCGGTAGCGGTTCGAGCCGTGAGCACGCAGCCTGGGCGATTGCGGGATATGGTTTCCGTGCGGTTGTCAGCAGTTTCTTCGCCGATATTTTCAAGAACAACTCGATGAACAACGGGCTTGTTCCGGTTGTTGTTTCTCCAGAGTTCCTGGCAGAGATATTCGCATCTGTCGAGGCTGATCCGAAGGTGACGCTGACGATCGATCTCCCTTCGCAGACGATAACCAACAACGCAACCGGTAAAAGCGAATCCTTTGACATCAACGCATATAAGAAAGACTGTCTGGTAAACGGTCTTGACGATATCGATTACCTCTTGGCTAATAAGTCCAAAATAGAAACCTACGAGGCTTCGCGATAA
- a CDS encoding GxxExxY protein, producing the protein MTQNTQTDADFLFKEETDKIIGAFYKVYRTLGYGFLERVYQNALYYELMRLGLDCKVQYPIQVYYEGHIVGEYVADMLINNHLILELKSVETLSQAHEFQLINYLKATRIEVGLLLNFGEHAQVKRKVFKNK; encoded by the coding sequence ATGACGCAGAATACGCAGACTGACGCAGATTTTTTATTTAAAGAGGAAACTGATAAGATAATAGGTGCGTTTTATAAGGTTTACCGTACATTAGGATATGGGTTTCTTGAACGAGTTTATCAGAATGCTCTTTATTATGAACTGATGAGGTTGGGATTGGATTGTAAGGTTCAATATCCTATACAAGTTTATTATGAGGGACATATTGTTGGAGAATATGTGGCGGATATGTTGATAAATAATCATTTAATACTGGAACTGAAAAGTGTGGAGACTTTGTCTCAGGCTCATGAATTCCAGTTGATAAACTATTTAAAAGCAACAAGGATTGAAGTAGGGTTACTGCTTAATTTTGGAGAACATGCTCAAGTAAAACGTAAAGTCTTTAAAAATAAATAA